One part of the Thiomonas sp. X19 genome encodes these proteins:
- a CDS encoding DUF5397 family protein: MPTLQTPPKVHTGQIKSFGAFGPKYEIGEPTRALDDGDWMVKIKMVETGEEAEYRYSHLADDPQAR, encoded by the coding sequence ATGCCGACACTGCAAACCCCGCCCAAGGTTCATACCGGGCAAATCAAGAGCTTTGGAGCCTTTGGGCCGAAGTATGAGATTGGCGAGCCGACCCGTGCCCTCGATGACGGGGACTGGATGGTCAAGATCAAGATGGTCGAAACCGGCGAAGAGGCCGAGTACCGTTACAGTCACCTGGCCGACGACCCGCAGGCGCGCTGA